GGAATTCGCTGTCAACTTGAAATATGAGGACATTCCTTCGGAGGTGATGGAACACCTCAAAAACGTCATGCTTGATGGCTACGGGTGCGGGCTATTCGGATCCACCACCCCGTGGATGAAGATCTACAAAGACGTCCTGACCGCCAGAACGGATAGAAAGGAAGCCTCCATATGGGGAACGAGGGATAAAACTTCCGTCACGGCCGCTATGATGATAAACGGCTCGGCCATAAACTCCTTTGAGCTCGACGACACGCATACCGACGGGATAATTCACGTTTCCACAGGAGTTTTGGGATGCGTCACCTCCTTTGCCGAGATGCTTGAAAATATTAGCGGGAAGGAATTTTTGGTCGCTGCCGCCCTGGCCTACGAGATATCCTGCCGCGTGGCCGCACCCATCGGCATGGAGCTGGCCCACGAGGGATTTAACAACACAGGCACCACCTGCGTATTCGGCTCTACGGCGGGCGTGGGAAGGCTGCTTGGCTTAAACGCTGAGCAAATGCAACACGCCATGGGAATTTCAGGAAACTGGGCAAGCGGCCTGCAGGCCGTACAGTTCGCCTCCATGGCAAAAAGGATAGTGCCCTCCAAATCCTCGGAAGGAGCCATCGTCGGAGCTTTGCTCGCCAAAGAGGGCTTCACGGGGATCGAAGACGTCTTCGAAAACGAATTCGGAGGATTTTACCATTGCTTCACCGACAGAGTCTACAACGAAGAGCGCACCTGCGGCGAATTGGGCGACCGGTGGGAGCTCATGGGCATTGGACTTAAGTTTTACTCCACTTGCCGAAGCAAACACACGACCATAGACGGCTTGAGAAAGTTCAGGGCGGAACATCCCGAGATAAAGCCTGAAGACATTAAAAAAATAGTCGTTCACACCACGTCCATAACGAGAAAGTACTCCGTCGACGCCGACGATATAAAAAGCGTAGTTTCAGCCCAATTAAGCCATCCTTATGTCTGTGCCGTTACGCTCATGGAAGGGAACGCCTTCATAGATCAGTTCACTGAAGACAAGATCAAAGATCCCAAGATATTGGAGTTCGCAAGAAAAGTAGAAGTCGTAGACGATCCTGAAATAGAAAACCTGCCAAGGGCTCTTCGCTACACCGTGAAAATAGACATCCACTTAAACGACGGACGCGTATTCAACCTGGAGGTAAATTATCCCAAGGGACATCCCAAAAACCCCTTCACTAAGGAAGAGTTGCTTTGGAAGTTCAAAACCCTGGGCTACAAGGCGATCCCCGACGACAAAAAACTCGACAAGATCGCCGAGGCCTTATTTAACCTGGAAGAAATCAAAAACGTCAAAAACTTCGTGGAGCTTTTGAGAAAGGAATAACTTTTAAATACCAAGCGGGGTGCCGTCGGCCACCCGCTTGGTATTTTTTTATTTAAAATCAATAGCATAAAATAAATATCAAATCATTTACGTTTGTGCCCGTCGGCCCCGTCTTTATCAAGCTATTAACTTTTTGTAAGGCATGATAGGAGTCGTTGTCGTTTAAGGCGTCGTCGATATCTATGCCGACTTCCTCTAGCGCTTTGGCCGTCTTTCCGTCGACGATTCCGCCCGCCGCATCCGTCGGGCCGTCGGTGCCATCCGTTCCTACGGAGGCTATGACAACTCCCGGATAGTTTCTTATGCCTCGGGCAGCGGACAGGACAAGCTCCTGGTTTCTGCCTCCCTTTCCGGTTCCTTTTACGTGTACGACCGTCTCACCGCCCAGGATTATCACACAAGGCCTTTCAAGAGGCCTTTCTTTTTCAACCTCTTCTCTGGCAATTGAAGCCAAAAACAAGCCTGCTTCGCTTGCCTCACAATCTAGCGTGGTAGTCAGGATCATGGCATTGTATCCCAAACTTACAGCCACATTTTTTGCGCTTTCGCATACCTTGGAGACGCTTCCTATTATCCTGGTTTCAACGTTGTCGAGGCTTTTAGGGGTTTCTTCCCTTAGGCTTTGAAGTATATGCTTCGGCAATTTTAAGTCGTATTTCCTTATTATTTTTCTTACGTCTTCGTACCTCGTCGAGTCGGGATAAGCGGGGCCCGAGGCGATGCTGTCGATCCTGTCGCCCAAGACGTCCGAAAGAACGAGGGAATACACCCTGGCTGGCGAGGCCATCAGAGCAAACTTTCCGCCCTTTACCCGAGACAGGCGCTTTCTTATGGCGTTTATCTCCACGATATTGGCCCCGCACCTTAAAAGCATATCGGTGACGTTTTTTATATCCTCCAGGCTCACGCCATCTACAGGAAGCTCAAAAAGTGCAGACCCTCCTCCGGAGACCAAAAACAGCACAGTATCGCCCTTCGATAGGCCCTTCGCAAGTTCTACGGCCTCTTTCGTGGACCTGATCGTATTTTCGTCGGGTATGGGATGGCCCGCTTCGTAGATCTTAAGCCCCTCGATTGGGCCTTGGGAATGTCCGTATTTGGTGATGACAACGCCGCCTTTAACTTTTTCCTTAAGACAGTCCTTCGCGGACTTGGCCATCCTCCAAGCGGCTTTTCCTATGGCGACCAAATAAATCTTGCCACCCAAATCCAGCTTTTTAAGCTCTTGTTCCACTCCCCTTTCGGGCAATACCGAGCTAACAGAATCCTCTATTATCCTAAAGGCATCTTCTTTTAAGCTTTTCATTAGCAGCAGCTCTCCGTTACAGAAGTATTAAGCTGATAACCCATATAGCGATTGCCGCGGTTACGCCTTCCAGTAAAGTCCCTAAAGTTTGAAGCTTGTAAGCTTGATCGACCTTCATCCTCGAAAATTGTGATACAACCCAAAAATAGCTGTCATTTGCGTGAGATACGACCATTGAACCGGCTCCAATTGCTACTACGGTTAAAGCTAAAGCTAAGGGCGAAGTTAAACCTAATGAACCCATCAATGGAGCCATTAAAGATGCACTGGTTATTATGGCAACGGTGGAAGAACCTTGAGCAGACTTTAATGCTGCTGCTACTATGAAAGGCAACCAAATGCCTAAATTCACAGTTGTGAGACTTTCTCCTAAGACACTTGCTATGCCAGAATTCTGTAAAATTTTGCCGAAAGCACCGCCGGCTCCCGTAATCAAGATAATGGCAGCAGCATTAAGTAGCCCTTCCCCCACCCACCCGCTAGAAGACAACATCATTTTATCCAATTTTTTGGGTAGGGTAAAAGCTATAATAACGCCTATTAAAAGAGCAATTACCGGATTGCCTACAAAACCAAAAAAGGAGCTAACAGCACCCGCTCCAAAAGGTTTTGTCGGGAAATCGGATATAGATTTAAGCAAAATTAATATGATAGGTAAGATAATGGGCATAAAAGAATTGAAGGTCGAAGGGGCTCTCTCTGTTCTTTTCGCTATTTCGTCATCGTTTAGTTCCGGTTCAGGTTCAATATATATCTTTTTACCCATCATATTTGAATACAATACCCCTATCAAAAGGGCCGGGATGGAGACAATTATACCTATTATGATTACTAAACCTAAGTCTGCTCCAAGAATGCCTGCGGCAGCTATGGGACCAGGTGTGGGGGGCACCATTGTATGGGTTGCATATAATCCCAAACTAAGCGCTAAACCCGTGGCCGCGAGAGATAATTTCGCTTTCTTTGTAATAGCCTTATTTAAAGGCGAAAGTATTACAAAACCCGAATCGCAAAAGATAGGGATAGAAACTATATAGCCAATTATAGCCATCGCCAAGGGAACTCTCTTTTCTCCGGTAATTTTGAGGACGGCTTCGGCCATCTTAAATGCTCCGCCTGACTTCTCAAGGAAAGTCCCAATGATAGTGCCTGCAGCAATAACTATGCCAATGCTTCCCAAAGTTCCCCCGAATCCACCGGTAATCGAATCGATTATGTCCTTCAACCCCATGCCGGAAAAAAGACCATACAACACAGCCGTGAACAATAAGACTAGAAATGGATGAAGATTTACTTTTGCAGTCATGTAAACTATAAATATGACCGATAAGATTAAGAGCACAATTAACCAGAAACCCATCTTATATACCTCCTTTTAAAATACACTGAAAAAAGTTGTTCAATGTTTTTTTAAAAATAATAATATTTGGGTAACATTTTTAATTATATATCTTTAGTCGCTGCAATTTGCACTCCACTAAAAAGTGATAGGCTTCAATCCGCAAGCGCTTTCTTAAATAGCACCAGATAATCTTCTTTGCTCATTTCACGGGGGTTGCTCTCCGTGGAAATGTTCTTAGCGGCCATATCGGCCAACCTCTCAAGGTCTGATTCTTTCACGCCAAGGCTCTTGAAAGCAGGCAGGCCCACTTCTACCGCCAGTTCCTTCACTCTTTCTACAGCCTTCATGGCACCTTCTCTCGAATTTTCAAAAGTCTTTCCCATTGCCTTTGCGATCCTTGCGTACTTTTCTATGCAAGACTCGGCGTTGTATTCCATAACGTAGGGCAACAGCACGGCGTTGCAAACCCCGTGGGGCGCATCGTAAATGCCGCCTAAGGCCTCGGCCATGCAGTGAACGGAACCAACGTCGGAGTGGCTAAAGGCGATCCCGGCAAGCAAACTTCCCACCAACATGCTGGCCCGCGCCTCAATGTCTTTCCCATCTTTCACCACCTTTGCCAAATTGTGCGTTATCAGCTCAATAGCGTATAAAGCCAGTGCATCGCTGACAGGCTCAGAAACCTTGACGGTGTAGGCCTCGATGGCGTGTGTCAAGGCATCCATGCCCGTCGAGGCAGTTATATGAGGCGGAACGGTTACGGTAAGTTCAGGGTCGAGCATGGCAACCTTTGCAGCCATGTAGGGGCTTCTTACCGTCATCTTGTAGTTGTTTTCGGTGTCGGTAATGACCGCCGAAAAGGTAACCTCACTTCCTGTGCCGGCAGTAGTTGGTATGGCGACGAAGGGAAGGATTGGCTTTTTTACTTTAGTCCTTCCCTCGAAATCCTTAATCCTCTCCCCGCCGTGGGAAACCAAAACGCCAATTGCCTTGGCGCAATCAATAACGCTTCCTCCACCTATGGCTATCATTGCATCCGCTTGAAAGCTACTTACGGCCCTAGCGCCGCTTTCGACGTTTCGATCCTTTGGATTGGGATCTATCCCATCGAAAATGCTGTAGGAGATCCTTTGTTCATTTAGGATGGGCTTTATTTTCCCCAGCAAGCCTGCCTTTTCGATGCCGGGGTCTGTGATTATGCATACTTTTTGGGCTCCGAGTTTCTTTAGTTCGTCCCCAAGCTTAACAACGATACCCACTCCGTATTCGATCCTCGTTGGCAACTCGAAACTAAATTGCCTCAATATGTTCGTCATTTTCATCACCTTTTCGTATAAAGCTTATCGCGAGATCATAAAATTGGTTTTCACAAATTTCATATCATCTCATCAATTGCTCAATATCCTTCGAAAATTATAATACCACATATACAAAAAAGAAACGGCTATGCCGCTGCTAAAGAAATGGAGCGGCATATCGACTTCGTCGAGGAAAGACTAAGGCTGCTTTAAAACCTTATTTTATTAGTCAAATATTAGAATTCCCAAGTGAATATATTTAAAAAAACCACCCAAATTTTGCTCGACCTAAACACTCAAAGTATGAATGAACACAGAACATATTGTAGCCCAATTCAACCCGTGTACCTTTTACAATCACTTTAGAAGATAAAGATATAGGAGCGTCTCTCCTTCTGCCTAAGAAACCTTGGATTTGGCTTGTCGCCATACCACCTCCTTCAGGGATGATCAGGAGCTGGTTTTACAGGGGTTTTCTCCTTCGCGTCCTTTTTTAGTTTTCTTTGCGATATCCTTCAAGGAGGCCTTCCTTTCCGATTCCACAGTGAAGCCTTCGTTGTGCTTGTCAGGATATGTGGCAAGGAAGGCATTGGCCTCCTCGATGGAAGTGATGCCCGCCAGGCGCATGTCGACGACGAGCCGGTGCTGCAAGGTACCTCAGAGGCGTTCCAAAACACAAAGTTTTCGCGCTCGTTTTAAAGACATTTTGAGGTCACCCGCATTCTTCTTCATGTTCAGTATTATGACTCATAGGGGTGACATTTTCCCTGTCCCCTTAAAGGGTGACATTATCGCTGTCCGGTCACAGAGGCAACTGATCGCGTAAAATATTTGTAGGAGATTTTCAGAGGTAAAAAGAAAGGGACCCCTCCTTTTGGTAGAATCTTTGTAGCACACAAAAACTCATAAAGGAGGGTCCCA
Above is a genomic segment from Acetomicrobium thermoterrenum DSM 13490 containing:
- a CDS encoding GntP family permease — protein: MGFWLIVLLILSVIFIVYMTAKVNLHPFLVLLFTAVLYGLFSGMGLKDIIDSITGGFGGTLGSIGIVIAAGTIIGTFLEKSGGAFKMAEAVLKITGEKRVPLAMAIIGYIVSIPIFCDSGFVILSPLNKAITKKAKLSLAATGLALSLGLYATHTMVPPTPGPIAAAGILGADLGLVIIIGIIVSIPALLIGVLYSNMMGKKIYIEPEPELNDDEIAKRTERAPSTFNSFMPIILPIILILLKSISDFPTKPFGAGAVSSFFGFVGNPVIALLIGVIIAFTLPKKLDKMMLSSSGWVGEGLLNAAAIILITGAGGAFGKILQNSGIASVLGESLTTVNLGIWLPFIVAAALKSAQGSSTVAIITSASLMAPLMGSLGLTSPLALALTVVAIGAGSMVVSHANDSYFWVVSQFSRMKVDQAYKLQTLGTLLEGVTAAIAIWVISLILL
- a CDS encoding glycerate kinase type-2 family protein: MKSLKEDAFRIIEDSVSSVLPERGVEQELKKLDLGGKIYLVAIGKAAWRMAKSAKDCLKEKVKGGVVITKYGHSQGPIEGLKIYEAGHPIPDENTIRSTKEAVELAKGLSKGDTVLFLVSGGGSALFELPVDGVSLEDIKNVTDMLLRCGANIVEINAIRKRLSRVKGGKFALMASPARVYSLVLSDVLGDRIDSIASGPAYPDSTRYEDVRKIIRKYDLKLPKHILQSLREETPKSLDNVETRIIGSVSKVCESAKNVAVSLGYNAMILTTTLDCEASEAGLFLASIAREEVEKERPLERPCVIILGGETVVHVKGTGKGGRNQELVLSAARGIRNYPGVVIASVGTDGTDGPTDAAGGIVDGKTAKALEEVGIDIDDALNDNDSYHALQKVNSLIKTGPTGTNVNDLIFILCY
- a CDS encoding MmgE/PrpD family protein, encoding MSEKQTMSRRLSEFAVNLKYEDIPSEVMEHLKNVMLDGYGCGLFGSTTPWMKIYKDVLTARTDRKEASIWGTRDKTSVTAAMMINGSAINSFELDDTHTDGIIHVSTGVLGCVTSFAEMLENISGKEFLVAAALAYEISCRVAAPIGMELAHEGFNNTGTTCVFGSTAGVGRLLGLNAEQMQHAMGISGNWASGLQAVQFASMAKRIVPSKSSEGAIVGALLAKEGFTGIEDVFENEFGGFYHCFTDRVYNEERTCGELGDRWELMGIGLKFYSTCRSKHTTIDGLRKFRAEHPEIKPEDIKKIVVHTTSITRKYSVDADDIKSVVSAQLSHPYVCAVTLMEGNAFIDQFTEDKIKDPKILEFARKVEVVDDPEIENLPRALRYTVKIDIHLNDGRVFNLEVNYPKGHPKNPFTKEELLWKFKTLGYKAIPDDKKLDKIAEALFNLEEIKNVKNFVELLRKE
- a CDS encoding iron-containing alcohol dehydrogenase, with product MTNILRQFSFELPTRIEYGVGIVVKLGDELKKLGAQKVCIITDPGIEKAGLLGKIKPILNEQRISYSIFDGIDPNPKDRNVESGARAVSSFQADAMIAIGGGSVIDCAKAIGVLVSHGGERIKDFEGRTKVKKPILPFVAIPTTAGTGSEVTFSAVITDTENNYKMTVRSPYMAAKVAMLDPELTVTVPPHITASTGMDALTHAIEAYTVKVSEPVSDALALYAIELITHNLAKVVKDGKDIEARASMLVGSLLAGIAFSHSDVGSVHCMAEALGGIYDAPHGVCNAVLLPYVMEYNAESCIEKYARIAKAMGKTFENSREGAMKAVERVKELAVEVGLPAFKSLGVKESDLERLADMAAKNISTESNPREMSKEDYLVLFKKALAD